GATGCTGTAAAATTTCGTAGCCTTCCATACTGGCTCCCGCATGGGCGAGCACAGCGTTATACATATCGCCAATTTCGATAAGATAAGGACGATTGCTGCGGATCGGGCCGATCGGATCGTTCGACTCATCGCTTTGATAAATCGCCACCAGCCGCGTAATGCCGCCTTCAGCGAGCACCTCCCACACCATGTCGGCATGCGGCAGGCCGGACTGCGGACGCGCCTGGGCCATGTTGTTGACCATGACGGCAATGGGCCTCAGAGCCGCTTCCTTCTCCTGCTTGAGACCGGTCAGCGGTGCTGTGAAGGCTGGGGGCTCCGGGGTCGGCTCCGGGGCAGGTTCCGTGGTTGGAGCCGGCGTCTGTTCGGTTTGCGGCATCGTTTCGCTTACCGGCTTTGCCGGGTCACTGCAGCCTCCAAGGAAGCCGGTCGCAATAATGAGCAGCGCTGCGATCCCCGTTCCCGCGGCATGACGAAGCGTTTTTCGGTTCTTTGCAAACATGAGCAAGCCACCTTTTGCTGTATTGTTGGCATTTCCCTGATCTTTCCGCCTCAGGCTCTACTAAGTTTACCGCGTTGATCCCGCTCATACAAGCCGCAATGTCACGCAGGGGTACGCCGCGCCGATACCGCGTAATCATTGAGCGCAGCCCTTTCAGAACCAATTCCGTCAAAAACAACCATACACTTTGCAATCTCGGCAAGGTCTAGGGCAATCTTATTTGAACGGATTTGAGATGGTGCATTGCAGAAGTATTCCTAAAAAAACCCATGGTTCGATTTTAAAAATTCGACATTTTATGATCTTTTTCTCTGTAGACGGACAAAAAAGGATTAGCTCCCTCGAATGTATATTACTTGAAAACTAGAAAATTTTTCAAAGGAGAGTTTAGCGTGAAGAAAAAATCTGTTTCCTTTAGTGCATGTATTATTGCACTAAGCATCCTCGTCCTACTGAGCGCACCTTTCCCTGCTTTTGCGCAGGCGCAGGCGGAAGTGGGTATCCAGCTTGGCGGCGATCAGACAAACGTAAGCCTAGGCGCAGAAGCGTCTCTTGCAGATGTGGGTGTCCAGCTTGTCGCCGATCAGGCAACCGTGAGCTTGGGCGGAGAAGCGTCTCTTCATTTGCTCGTGTGGAACAACACCACTGAGCCGAAGTCCGATGTCACCATTGATCTCAAGCTCCCAGAAGGTCTGGAAGTCCTCTCGGCGGGAGAGGCTAAATGGAATGCGGAGCTGCGGCTGCTGCAGTGGAAGCTTGTCCGTCTGTCTGCAGGCGGTGCGGCAGCACTCGATTTTAATGTGCAGATTGGGGCCGATGGTAACACCGGAACGGGCGGGACGATCAAATTGGATACGAATTTGCCGCTCGGAATCGACGGGAAAGTTGTATTGGACACAGGGTTGTCTATTGGTGTACCGGATATCCAATTAACAATAGGCAGCCAGACCGATCAGCCGTTCTTCAAAGGCTTTCCCGACGGCAAATTCCATCCGGCATCGAACATGACCCGGGCGGAAGCGGCATCCGTCATCGTCAGAGTAAAAAATCTCAAGTTGAAACCGGACGAGCCGGTTCGCTACGCGGACGTATCGAAGAGTCATTGGGCTTACGAGAATATCGTTAAAGTTACACAGGAGGGCTATATGGCCGGAAGCAATGGTAAATTCCGCCCCAATGAGCCGATATCGCGGGCTGAGATGGTCGCTATTATACTTCGGCTTCGCGGAGTCAAGCCTGTATCGCTGCCTTCTTTCATCGATGTTAAAGGCCACTGGGCCGAAGATGCGATTGGAACGGCGAAATCACTGCATATTATCGATGGTCAGGCAGACAAATTCTACCCGGACCGCTATCTCCGTCGCGATGAGGCGGCCAAGCTGATTAATCTCGGCTTATCGAGAGGTCCTTTGGTCGACGGTGATATAAAGGTGATTCAGCATTTTAAAGACATCAATCGATCGAACTGGGCTTTCGGATGGGTTGAGGAGGCGTCCGTTGTAGCTCATGTGGGTGAATATCGCACGCCTGATCAAGAATCGTTAATCCGGTATGTGCCGGAGCAAACCATACCCTTTAATTAAGGATTGAAGCTTTCCCATTATTTGAAGGCTGCCGTTTGTTTAGCCGCTGAGCTTTTCCCCGTCCAGTAGACAACATTAAAGAAGCAGCTTTAAGCAGCCTTAGTCCGGTAATGAGCCGGTCTAAGGCTGCTTAGTTTTTTTAATCACCAAGGTCCCATGAAAAAAAAATCCCCTTCAAGTAAACTGAGTGCGCTTACCTCACACTGCTTACTTAAAGGGGATAATAGACGGTCCACGCCGGGGTAGTGAAGTAGCTCGCCTGGCTGCTATAAAGCGTGCCGGGCCTGCTGCGCTTACAGCACCGGCACTCCATGCCGCTGCATCGCCGCCGCCTCCAGTAAGGACATGCCCTGGATCTCCGCGTATGCGGCGAGCTTGTCCGATACGAGAGGGGCAAACCCCTTCGGCGGAGCCGCGTGGCTCATCTGCCGTTGACGGGCGGCGCTCCGGTTCTTGAACGGTCCCCAAACGGCAAAGGTAATGCCCGGATCCTGGATATTGAGGAACAGCGTATTGCCGTCGGGCGAGAAGGCAGGACCGCAAAGCTCGGAATTATTGAGCCTGTTGACAGCGAACAAATACACCTCCCGCTCCGGTGTGATCCCGAGCAGACGATCCGTTCCGCCGCCGTCCTCCACGAACCACAGGTCTCCCCACGGCGTTATGCAGATGTTGTCCGGCATTTCCATCTCGTTCGCATCCGACGCTTCGTAGAACAGCTCGAGCGTGTTGGTCGAAGGCGTGTAGCGATAGATGCGCCCCAGCTTCTTCTCACCGGCCGACGTATCGTCAAACCAGAAGACGCCGCCCGAGAAGTACGATCCTTCAAGCCGGCTGAATTGAATGCAGCCCTTGGCGAGTGCATCATTGTGAGCCTCTTCCGGCTTTAGATCCTTCCATACGATGCCATAGGATTGCCCGGGCTTGAACACACTCGCGCGCGGATCGGCAAGCTCTTCGAAAGCGGCTGCCTGCAGTATGCCGCCGCTCTGCAGCGCTCCCGGCTTTTGGCTGCGGTCGTTTGGAATAAACCGGTAGAGAAAGCTCGGATTGGCGTCTTCGGTCAGATAGACGATGCCCGTGGACGGATCGACATCGCAGGCTTCGTGCGAGAAGAAGCCCATCTCCCGAATGGGAGTCCTGGACCGTTCGTTCTCAGGGTCCAGCGGATCGACTTCAAACACATAGCCGTGCTTGCCCGAGCTCGTCTCCTCGCACGTCAACCAGGTGCCCCACGGCGTCCCTCCGCCTGCGCAGTTGCGAATCGTTCCGGAGGAGGCGATATATTCGCTTTGCACCTTCCGATCGGCGCCTATAATGAGCGCGGTCGTACCCCCTGCCGCCGTCCGGTCGTACGGATTTTTCCCGTTCACAGGGTACTCCGCGTTGCTGATAAGCTCATGGTTGCGGACCAATATCGTCGTGTTGTGCTTGCCGGGGAAAGCCGCCATCCCGTCGAATGCCCCCGGAATAGGCGCTCCGTTCGAGAGCCTGCCTCCTTCCTCGGAGATAATCCGGTATTGAAAGCCTCTCGGGAGATCGAGCACGCCGCCCGGATCCTTGACAAGCGGGCCGTATCCGCCGGAACCGGCGAACCCTTCCATGACTCCGCCGGTAAGCCCCGCGTCTGCCATCGCCTTGCCGCCGAAGGACAGCAGGCCGGACGATCCAAGCGCGACCGCCAGCGTACTCATTCCGCCAAGGCGCAAGAACTCCTTCCTGTCCATTTCCTTGAATGACCCTTGCTGATTCAAACCAAGCACCTCCGTATTTCATATTGGGAAGCTTCAATCTGGGTGCGAATCTACAACAAGTCTACCAAAATATGATTCGGGATAATTTTAAGAGATTGTGCATCTATGATTAATAATCGGTAAAGATCGTCAGAACGGGAAAAAGGGGTTGACCCAAAAGCGGACAATGAGGAGCCCATTGGATAAAGACCGGCTTCGGAAAATAAAAATAGCGAATGATGTGTAAAATAACCAAAAAGCGGGAGAACGCGGCAAAGGAGGTAGGCGGTATGCCTGTTTGGATAGAGTGGATTGCCCGCCACTGGCTGGCAATCGTGCTTATTGCCGGGGCGGTATGGGCCGTCACGTACATATGCGTGAAGCACAATCAGCTATTTTATAAAGAGTAGGGCCTGTCCTTGGGAGTATTGTTCTCGTTCCGGCTTCGTGCAAGGTGCGGACTCAGTTTGTCCCTCTCTGCGAGAGGGCAACCGGTTATCTCTTTCTGCGCCGGAATATGAAATTCCCATAGTCAATAACGATGATCCTTCCGTGATGATTAAGGCGCAAGTTCGTCAAGCTTGGCCTCCTATGAGTCATGGAATAGATATCGTATGGAACGATTCCTTTTCTCCGTATTCTGGAATTGAGCTTGCGGTATTTACGGATATACCTCTTCGTCAGAGGGAACCTGCGGGTATACTTCTTCATGTTAACCAGCGATGTCCATAATTGGTGATCGGGGCGAGATACTTGCGTATTGGTTTCGACCAACGTGATTTATACATTAAGATCTCGGTCTTATTGCTTCTGATCCCGGATTTGCTTCTGGCCACTTTCAATACGTAGCCCCTGCCCAGATCATATACAATTCGTTTACTCCCGATACCGATGATTTTACTTCTTTTCTTCGGATGTTTGTTCAACCGGCGTTACCTCCAATCGGAGATCAGGCACAGAGAGGACATGACCATACCTTTACGATATCTCAATATATGAGAAGTGAATTTGCCAGTAACGGCGCAATGCCCCATGACGGGGAACCAGGCTTGGCGAAGTACGGGGCACCGGAATCACCAGGCAATGCCGCTCCAATCGGAGATTCGGAATATACCGGAGCGGCTCGCCTTTATTCCGCGTTATATTCCGGCCCGGTATCAACCGCTTTAATTAGGGGCAGCCGGACGGTGACCGTCGTTCCTTCGTCCTCTACGCTGCCGATGAGAAACTCGCCGCCGTGCAGCATGACGATTTCATTGCAGATGGCAAGTCCGAGGCCGCTCCCGGCGCGGAGACTTCCCCCCTTGTAGAATTTCTCCGTCACGTGCGGCAGATCCTCCGGCGAAATTCCGCATCCGGTGTCGGTTATGGCGATTCGCACCCATTCCGGCTCCCTATCGGCCGATACGGAGATCGTCCCGCCGGCCGGCGTAAATTTGAATGCATTATCAAGCACGTTAATAAACACCTGCTTAAGCCGGTTGGCATCCGCTTCCACCATCATCGGCTCATCGCCATACATTCCCGACAGCTTAACTCCTTCACGCTGCGCGCGCGCATCATACTGCCGCATTGTTTCCCGAAGCGGCTTAAGCACATCCAGCGTCTCCGGATGAAGGGCAATGCTCTTGGCGTATAGCTTGGAGAAATCGAGCAAGTCCTCGACGAGCCCCGACAGCCGCACCGTCTCACGGTCGATGATCGAGAGCCCGAGCATAAGCTCTTCGATATCTGAGGGGTCGCCGGCGAGTGTCTCGCTCCAGCCCTTGATCGATGTCAGCGGCGTTCTGAGTTCATGGGAGATTGACGAAATAAAATCGTTCTTCAGCTTCTCCCGCCGGGTAAGCTCCGCCGCCATCGTATTGAGCGTCTCCGCCAAACGGCCGATCTCATCGCGGTTGTGCGGTTCGGCGCGGCGAGACCAGTCGCCCTCGGCCATCTGCTCCGCCACACGGGTCAACTTGCGGATCGGACGGGCGATCCGGTTCGCGAGAAGCACGCTCATCGCGAAGAACAGCAGCACGACGACGGAACCGACCAGAAGAGTAATCCAGAGCATACTGCGAACCGTCTCATCCACTTTCGCAAGCGAAGCGGTATAACGGAACATCGCCACGATATGCCTGTCCTGCTTGACCGGCAGCGTCACCGCGACAATTCGTTCATGCGTGAGCGGATCGGTTCCGCGCCATATCCCCGTACCGCCATCCATGGCATCAAGAACGTCCGGCGTTTGCAGCGCTTTGCCGCTGCCGGACAGTCCGTCGCTGTCCACCACAATATTGCCGGCGTAGTCCAGAAGCTGCAGATGCGCCGTGCCTTCCGTCATATTCTGCAGCATATATTGCGCCTTGGCCTTCATCGGCTGGAACGAGATGTTCCGGTTATGCAGAGCCGCTTCGGTCTCGGCACGCTGCAGCATGGAAGCGACTGCGCTCCCGTAATAATAATTCCATACAAGCGTTACGAACAGGGCGCCGAGCGTTACGACGACAAGCATAATCAGTACGCCGTAGCTCCACACCATCCGTGTGCGGAGACTTCTCATCGCTTATAGCTCCGGTTCCACCGGTAGCCGTAGCCCCAGAGCGTTTCGATGCAGCGCGGGTCGGAGGGCTCGTCTTCGATTTTCTGCCGGATGCGCCGGATGTTGACGTCCACGATTTTCAAGTCTCCGATAAAGTGCCGCCCCCATACCGCATTCAAAATCTCATCGCGGCTGAGTCCCTCGCCTGCGCGCTCCATAAGCAGCTTGACAAGCGTCCATTCCGTAGGCGTAAGTACGATTTCCTCGTCTACCTTCCACAACCGGCGCTCCGCCGCCGACAGGCGAAACGGTCCGCAGCGCATCTCCCCGCGCCCGGCATCGTTGTAGACGCCGGCTGCGCCGCCATTCGGCGAGCCCGTCCCCATACCGCCGACGCCGGTAACTCCGTGATCCGGCGAGCTCTTCCCGGTACGGCCGTCAGCACTGCCGCTGTCCGGCATGCCCGCATTGGCACTGCTGCCGGCAGCACCGCCGCCTGCCGTGCTATCCAAGGCGCCCGTGCCCGCAAGCGGCTCATGGCCTGCATTCGCTCCGGTTAAGCGGGCACCGCCTGCTGCCGCACCACCGCCGCCTCCGCCGGAAGAGCCCGCCCCGCGGCTCCCGGCGTCATTGCCCGCCGCACCGGCTTCTTTCGCCGCAGAATCCGGCGAAGCGGATTCCGTCTGCGACGACAGACCGCCGGGCATCATCCTGCGGTGCAGCGCATTCAGCCTCGCGATCAGCTCGCCGGGGCTGAACGGCTTCTGCACGTAATCGTCCGCGCCCAGCTCCAGGCCGCGGATTTTGTCCTCTTCCTGCGATTTGGCCGTCAGCATAATGATGCCCATG
This is a stretch of genomic DNA from Paenibacillus sp. sptzw28. It encodes these proteins:
- a CDS encoding S-layer homology domain-containing protein, with protein sequence MKKKSVSFSACIIALSILVLLSAPFPAFAQAQAEVGIQLGGDQTNVSLGAEASLADVGVQLVADQATVSLGGEASLHLLVWNNTTEPKSDVTIDLKLPEGLEVLSAGEAKWNAELRLLQWKLVRLSAGGAAALDFNVQIGADGNTGTGGTIKLDTNLPLGIDGKVVLDTGLSIGVPDIQLTIGSQTDQPFFKGFPDGKFHPASNMTRAEAASVIVRVKNLKLKPDEPVRYADVSKSHWAYENIVKVTQEGYMAGSNGKFRPNEPISRAEMVAIILRLRGVKPVSLPSFIDVKGHWAEDAIGTAKSLHIIDGQADKFYPDRYLRRDEAAKLINLGLSRGPLVDGDIKVIQHFKDINRSNWAFGWVEEASVVAHVGEYRTPDQESLIRYVPEQTIPFN
- a CDS encoding PhoX family protein — encoded protein: MNQQGSFKEMDRKEFLRLGGMSTLAVALGSSGLLSFGGKAMADAGLTGGVMEGFAGSGGYGPLVKDPGGVLDLPRGFQYRIISEEGGRLSNGAPIPGAFDGMAAFPGKHNTTILVRNHELISNAEYPVNGKNPYDRTAAGGTTALIIGADRKVQSEYIASSGTIRNCAGGGTPWGTWLTCEETSSGKHGYVFEVDPLDPENERSRTPIREMGFFSHEACDVDPSTGIVYLTEDANPSFLYRFIPNDRSQKPGALQSGGILQAAAFEELADPRASVFKPGQSYGIVWKDLKPEEAHNDALAKGCIQFSRLEGSYFSGGVFWFDDTSAGEKKLGRIYRYTPSTNTLELFYEASDANEMEMPDNICITPWGDLWFVEDGGGTDRLLGITPEREVYLFAVNRLNNSELCGPAFSPDGNTLFLNIQDPGITFAVWGPFKNRSAARQRQMSHAAPPKGFAPLVSDKLAAYAEIQGMSLLEAAAMQRHGVPVL
- a CDS encoding HAMP domain-containing sensor histidine kinase; its protein translation is MRSLRTRMVWSYGVLIMLVVVTLGALFVTLVWNYYYGSAVASMLQRAETEAALHNRNISFQPMKAKAQYMLQNMTEGTAHLQLLDYAGNIVVDSDGLSGSGKALQTPDVLDAMDGGTGIWRGTDPLTHERIVAVTLPVKQDRHIVAMFRYTASLAKVDETVRSMLWITLLVGSVVVLLFFAMSVLLANRIARPIRKLTRVAEQMAEGDWSRRAEPHNRDEIGRLAETLNTMAAELTRREKLKNDFISSISHELRTPLTSIKGWSETLAGDPSDIEELMLGLSIIDRETVRLSGLVEDLLDFSKLYAKSIALHPETLDVLKPLRETMRQYDARAQREGVKLSGMYGDEPMMVEADANRLKQVFINVLDNAFKFTPAGGTISVSADREPEWVRIAITDTGCGISPEDLPHVTEKFYKGGSLRAGSGLGLAICNEIVMLHGGEFLIGSVEDEGTTVTVRLPLIKAVDTGPEYNAE
- a CDS encoding winged helix-turn-helix domain-containing protein — translated: MMPGGLSSQTESASPDSAAKEAGAAGNDAGSRGAGSSGGGGGGAAAGGARLTGANAGHEPLAGTGALDSTAGGGAAGSSANAGMPDSGSADGRTGKSSPDHGVTGVGGMGTGSPNGGAAGVYNDAGRGEMRCGPFRLSAAERRLWKVDEEIVLTPTEWTLVKLLMERAGEGLSRDEILNAVWGRHFIGDLKIVDVNIRRIRQKIEDEPSDPRCIETLWGYGYRWNRSYKR